In Pseudoalteromonas xiamenensis, the following are encoded in one genomic region:
- the cas3f gene encoding type I-F CRISPR-associated helicase Cas3f, with the protein MMVTFVSQCEKNALKKTRRVLDAFANRIGDNTWQTVITQDGPDTVKRMLRKTASRSTAVSCHWIRSRARSQFLWVVGNKNKFNLEGVVPVNRTSLNLEHKEWEQGWQLNEIILLATSLAGLFHDFGKANTLFQAKLAGKTKQKGEPYRHEWVSLRLFEALVKHKTDEVWLTELAMLTPSKACELEQFILTNMCKDNEKQQRVFEHLSPLAKLVAWLVVSHHRMPLDHTKVAKIEQMEQWLNTCATSHWNSANALDLSSYSEEAIAQNWQFEFGTPLVSQTWQMKAIKLATRALKNPAISAMNMDWLGQTFVAHISRMSLMLADHYYSSLPFEKCKPAWRDPNYKPIANTDKTANSNRAQAKQQLDEHNIGVAANAQRFIQNLPALKFTLPAITQHRLFTKSAAQAKYRWQDKAFSEIKTIAKATEKQGFFGVNMASTGCGKTIANARIMYALADEREGCRFSVALGLRTLTLQTGDAYRELLKLGDDELGVLVGSQAVKTLHQLSKEQEVLRSGSESADDLLADLHVSYQGQIYDGRLKHWLSSSPKLEQLVSAPVVVSTIDHLMPATESKRGGKQIAPMLRLLTSDLVLDEVR; encoded by the coding sequence ATGATGGTCACCTTTGTATCTCAATGCGAAAAAAACGCGCTCAAAAAAACACGGCGAGTACTCGACGCGTTTGCCAACCGTATTGGCGACAACACATGGCAAACCGTGATCACCCAAGACGGACCCGATACCGTTAAAAGAATGCTGCGTAAAACCGCCAGTCGCAGCACCGCGGTAAGCTGCCATTGGATTAGAAGCCGCGCCCGCAGCCAATTTTTATGGGTGGTGGGGAATAAGAACAAGTTTAATTTAGAAGGTGTAGTGCCAGTGAATAGAACTTCACTCAATCTTGAACATAAAGAATGGGAGCAAGGCTGGCAGTTGAATGAAATCATTTTACTGGCCACAAGTCTTGCTGGGTTATTCCATGACTTTGGTAAAGCTAATACCTTATTTCAGGCCAAACTGGCGGGTAAAACCAAGCAAAAAGGCGAGCCATATCGTCACGAGTGGGTATCGCTAAGGTTATTTGAAGCACTTGTAAAACATAAAACTGATGAAGTTTGGTTAACTGAGCTTGCAATGCTCACTCCAAGTAAAGCGTGTGAATTAGAGCAATTCATACTCACTAATATGTGTAAAGATAACGAAAAACAACAGCGCGTGTTTGAGCATTTATCGCCACTGGCAAAGCTTGTTGCTTGGTTAGTGGTCTCGCATCACAGAATGCCATTAGATCACACCAAGGTGGCAAAAATTGAGCAAATGGAACAATGGTTAAATACTTGTGCTACAAGTCATTGGAACTCTGCCAATGCGTTAGATCTAAGCTCCTATAGTGAAGAAGCGATTGCCCAAAACTGGCAGTTTGAATTTGGTACGCCTTTAGTAAGCCAAACTTGGCAAATGAAAGCCATAAAGCTTGCCACAAGAGCCTTAAAGAACCCAGCTATCAGCGCAATGAATATGGATTGGCTTGGGCAAACTTTTGTTGCGCATATTTCGCGAATGAGCCTTATGTTGGCCGATCACTATTATTCATCATTGCCCTTTGAAAAGTGCAAACCAGCTTGGCGCGACCCAAATTATAAGCCTATTGCCAATACAGATAAAACCGCAAATTCAAATAGAGCACAAGCCAAGCAGCAACTTGATGAACACAATATTGGTGTTGCGGCCAATGCTCAGCGTTTTATTCAAAACTTACCGGCGCTTAAATTTACGTTGCCTGCGATTACGCAACATAGGTTATTTACTAAAAGTGCTGCACAGGCCAAGTACCGCTGGCAAGACAAAGCGTTTAGCGAAATTAAAACAATCGCCAAAGCAACTGAGAAACAGGGTTTTTTTGGCGTGAACATGGCATCAACGGGTTGCGGTAAAACCATCGCCAACGCCCGTATTATGTACGCTCTTGCAGATGAAAGAGAAGGCTGCCGATTTTCAGTCGCGCTTGGTTTAAGAACGCTTACACTGCAAACGGGTGATGCATACAGAGAGCTTTTAAAGTTAGGTGATGATGAGTTAGGCGTGCTGGTTGGCTCGCAAGCGGTGAAAACGCTGCACCAGTTAAGCAAAGAACAAGAAGTTTTGAGATCTGGCAGTGAGTCTGCCGATGATTTATTAGCTGATTTACACGTCAGTTACCAAGGCCAAATTTACGATGGGCGGCTAAAACATTGGTTAAGTAGCAGCCCTAAATTAGAGCAGTTAGTCAGTGCCCCTGTGGTTGTTAGCACGATTGATCATTTAATGCCTGCTACCGAAAGTAAACGTGGAGGTAAGCAAATAGCACCTATGTTGCGTTTACTCACTTCAGACTTGGTACTCGATGAAGTCCGATGA
- the cas1f gene encoding type I-F CRISPR-associated endonuclease Cas1f translates to MDDLSPSDLKVILHSKRANLYYLEYCRVLQKDGRVLYLTEASKENLYFNIPIANTTVILLGNGTSITQAAMRMLAQAGVLVGFCGGGGTPLYMGNEIEWFTPQNEYRPTEYLQGWMGFWFDDDKRLAAAKTFQNARIDFLKHVWQKDRDLKTEGFNFDDKAIQSALDTFFTRTEKATNSQELLLTEAQLTKVLYKYAANATQNEGFKRQHESSRTVDIGKANDFLNHGNYLAYGLAACTLWVLGIPHGFAVMHGKTRRGALVFDIADLIKDALVLPWAFICAKENATEQEFRQQILQVFTDHKAMDFMFEQVKKVALQSLTEQQIDAIENNQLGEQL, encoded by the coding sequence ATGGACGACTTAAGCCCATCGGATCTAAAAGTAATACTTCATTCAAAACGCGCGAATTTGTATTACCTCGAATATTGTCGTGTGCTTCAAAAAGATGGGCGTGTTCTTTATTTAACCGAGGCAAGCAAAGAAAACCTCTATTTCAACATTCCTATCGCGAATACCACAGTCATTTTGCTTGGCAATGGCACGTCTATTACCCAAGCCGCAATGCGTATGCTCGCACAAGCAGGCGTGTTAGTTGGCTTTTGTGGAGGTGGGGGTACACCGCTTTATATGGGCAATGAAATAGAGTGGTTTACTCCACAAAACGAATACCGCCCTACAGAATACTTACAAGGCTGGATGGGCTTTTGGTTCGATGACGACAAACGCTTAGCCGCTGCAAAAACATTTCAAAATGCACGCATCGACTTTTTAAAACACGTTTGGCAAAAAGACCGAGACTTAAAAACGGAGGGCTTTAACTTTGATGATAAAGCCATTCAAAGCGCGCTCGACACCTTTTTTACCCGAACTGAAAAAGCCACAAATTCGCAAGAACTGTTGCTAACAGAAGCACAGCTCACCAAGGTGCTTTACAAATATGCGGCTAATGCAACACAAAACGAAGGGTTCAAACGCCAACACGAATCAAGCCGTACAGTAGATATAGGCAAAGCCAACGACTTTTTAAACCACGGCAATTATCTGGCTTATGGCCTTGCTGCCTGCACGCTTTGGGTGCTTGGTATTCCTCATGGGTTTGCCGTTATGCATGGGAAAACACGCCGCGGTGCCTTGGTGTTTGACATAGCCGATTTAATAAAAGACGCACTGGTGCTGCCTTGGGCATTTATATGCGCCAAAGAAAATGCCACAGAGCAAGAATTTCGCCAGCAAATTTTGCAAGTATTTACCGACCATAAAGCGATGGACTTTATGTTTGAGCAAGTGAAAAAAGTCGCGCTGCAAAGCTTAACAGAACAGCAAATTGATGCGATAGAAAACAACCAACTGGGTGAACAATTATGA
- a CDS encoding helix-turn-helix transcriptional regulator, producing the protein MTDKELVYFRFLDLHFYWEGQLQTGLFQKQFALSRPSAQKYIQQYIFDHQRPIEYVETLKSYVLKGAFLPTYVGGEFDEYTNVTAGKILTNLSSGQVHHITLPKRQLEPEILRPILTACRYQSALDITYLSLKENGESERIIRPHTLVNTGLRYHLRAFCEKSGKFQDFSLSRILAAEPELASKARHTKEEDTKWQQHVELMITPDPRLSLHAQAVIARDYQMNANKAVINTNAALVNYLINLLRLDCLHPSPEAQQIVIDPTCYRMLREEGLLWNV; encoded by the coding sequence ATGACAGACAAAGAACTTGTCTATTTTCGATTTTTAGATCTCCATTTTTATTGGGAAGGGCAGCTGCAAACGGGGCTTTTTCAAAAGCAGTTTGCTCTATCTAGGCCAAGTGCGCAAAAGTACATTCAGCAATATATTTTTGACCACCAGCGTCCAATTGAATATGTCGAAACACTAAAGAGCTACGTACTAAAGGGCGCGTTTTTGCCAACCTATGTGGGTGGTGAGTTTGATGAATATACGAACGTAACCGCAGGTAAGATCCTAACCAATCTCTCTAGTGGACAAGTGCATCACATTACTTTGCCTAAGAGACAGTTAGAGCCTGAAATATTACGACCTATCTTAACCGCGTGCCGATATCAAAGTGCACTAGATATCACCTATTTATCACTAAAAGAAAATGGTGAAAGCGAGCGGATTATCAGACCTCACACTTTGGTCAATACCGGGCTGCGTTATCACTTGCGTGCATTTTGTGAAAAGTCAGGTAAGTTCCAAGACTTTTCCCTGTCGCGGATCTTAGCCGCCGAACCAGAATTGGCGAGTAAAGCGAGACATACCAAGGAAGAAGACACCAAGTGGCAACAGCATGTTGAACTTATGATCACACCCGATCCTAGACTGTCATTGCATGCGCAAGCGGTAATCGCACGCGATTATCAAATGAATGCCAATAAAGCCGTTATAAACACCAATGCAGCACTAGTGAATTACCTCATCAATTTATTACGACTAGATTGCCTGCACCCAAGCCCAGAAGCGCAACAAATTGTGATAGACCCTACTTGTTACCGAATGCTCCGAGAAGAGGGATTACTTTGGAATGTTTAA
- a CDS encoding DUF2306 domain-containing protein, protein MIKKTLWGLMTLSAILVALYALVILFAPSIRPTFVQNLFAHFPKVTAIHFFGGAVAIVTGAIQFNASLRRKHLPLHKILGRFYVVSILSAGIASFILAVNSVGGIYVQSGFGLMAICWLATTINAYCLIRRSDVSGHERWMTRSYAVTLAGVTLRLYLGLSVVLEIKFIDAYPVLAWICWIPNLIIAELVIRFKANKRRLINERALPESC, encoded by the coding sequence ATGATCAAGAAAACGCTTTGGGGCTTAATGACCCTATCTGCAATACTTGTCGCACTTTATGCATTAGTCATTCTCTTTGCACCAAGTATTCGGCCGACTTTTGTCCAGAATTTATTTGCGCACTTTCCAAAGGTTACGGCAATTCATTTTTTTGGCGGTGCAGTTGCAATCGTAACAGGCGCTATTCAATTTAACGCTTCGCTTAGACGAAAGCATTTACCGCTGCACAAGATATTGGGGCGGTTTTACGTTGTTTCTATATTGTCTGCAGGCATCGCGAGTTTTATTTTAGCGGTAAATTCAGTCGGTGGCATATACGTACAATCCGGCTTTGGCTTAATGGCCATATGCTGGTTAGCAACAACAATCAATGCTTATTGCCTAATACGTCGCTCTGACGTTTCGGGTCATGAGCGGTGGATGACACGCAGTTATGCTGTAACCTTGGCGGGAGTCACATTAAGGCTGTATCTCGGTCTAAGTGTTGTATTAGAAATTAAGTTTATAGATGCATATCCCGTGCTTGCATGGATTTGTTGGATCCCAAATTTAATTATCGCTGAGCTAGTTATTCGGTTTAAGGCGAATAAACGTAGATTGATTAACGAGCGGGCTTTACCGGAGTCATGTTAG
- a CDS encoding GGDEF domain-containing response regulator, whose amino-acid sequence MFNDVDDLSDCKVLLVEDSVINQKIIQVCLADLCDVAVVESGEEAIEYCLQSAPDLILMDWILTGITGLEACKLLQSKPSTANIPVIFVTSNVGESQQEECWDAGAVDFIGKPIVARTLVNRVKTHLKYKKQADLLREYSYVDGLTGVFNRRYFSQEMDRHYRQGQRANTTLSMIILDVDNFKKYNDHYGHLKGDDVLKSVAKVLKHCTRRPLDGAFRYGGEEFAVLLPNTPKEAAFEIAQNIINGLHQLGIEHAESPFDVVTASAGVSSTHTASDPAELIKQADTALYEAKKNGRNRVIEFSPEHEKSI is encoded by the coding sequence GTGTTTAACGATGTAGATGATTTATCTGACTGTAAAGTGCTTTTAGTTGAAGACTCAGTCATCAACCAGAAAATAATTCAAGTTTGCCTCGCTGACTTGTGTGATGTTGCGGTGGTTGAGTCAGGCGAAGAAGCAATCGAATACTGTCTACAATCCGCACCCGATTTAATTTTGATGGATTGGATCCTCACTGGTATTACCGGCCTTGAAGCATGTAAGTTGTTACAAAGTAAACCTTCTACCGCAAACATTCCGGTGATTTTTGTTACCTCAAATGTTGGAGAAAGCCAACAAGAAGAGTGTTGGGATGCTGGCGCCGTTGATTTCATCGGTAAACCCATTGTCGCGCGTACCTTAGTGAACCGCGTAAAGACTCATCTAAAATACAAGAAACAAGCGGATTTGCTGCGCGAGTATTCCTATGTCGATGGATTGACTGGCGTCTTTAATCGTCGCTATTTTTCGCAAGAAATGGACAGACATTATCGTCAAGGTCAGCGGGCAAATACAACGTTATCAATGATTATCCTTGATGTGGATAACTTTAAAAAATATAACGACCATTACGGCCACTTAAAAGGAGACGATGTGCTAAAGTCGGTCGCAAAAGTGCTGAAGCACTGCACTCGCAGACCCTTGGATGGCGCATTTCGTTACGGTGGTGAAGAGTTTGCCGTGTTGTTGCCAAACACGCCAAAAGAAGCCGCATTTGAAATAGCGCAGAATATCATTAATGGTCTTCATCAGCTCGGAATCGAGCATGCCGAATCACCTTTCGATGTGGTGACGGCCAGTGCAGGCGTTTCCTCGACTCATACAGCATCCGATCCGGCTGAACTCATTAAACAGGCTGACACCGCACTCTATGAAGCCAAAAAGAACGGCCGAAATCGAGTTATTGAATTTTCACCTGAACACGAAAAATCCATTTGA
- a CDS encoding transporter substrate-binding domain-containing protein gives MRLIQLATQPKGIAVEFQELPYQRCLDSVRHGTHDFTLHVDRTDNLTLLDKSFTDWSLSLAVKQGRFTQMSQLNTLAPRIMLAMEYPYPDEVYKRLKEMNAVIVERSFYEQSDEEAMAFFDVLENERIDAIIVDRQWASKMIRQYRLPVTILPEAFHNEPQFIGFREDRKEQAALLHRLLIAIPAPVKEQIHAKYLNEH, from the coding sequence TTGAGACTCATTCAACTTGCTACACAACCAAAAGGTATTGCCGTCGAATTTCAAGAACTCCCCTACCAGCGTTGTTTAGACTCCGTTCGGCATGGTACTCATGATTTTACCCTGCATGTAGACCGTACAGATAATTTAACGCTGCTTGATAAGTCATTTACCGACTGGTCACTATCTTTGGCCGTCAAACAAGGCCGGTTTACCCAGATGTCGCAATTAAACACATTAGCACCGCGTATCATGCTCGCCATGGAGTACCCTTATCCTGATGAGGTCTACAAACGACTGAAAGAAATGAATGCCGTGATAGTAGAGCGTTCTTTCTACGAGCAAAGCGACGAAGAGGCAATGGCGTTTTTCGATGTTCTAGAAAACGAACGTATTGACGCGATTATTGTGGATAGACAGTGGGCCTCAAAGATGATCCGCCAATATCGACTGCCTGTGACCATTTTACCAGAAGCGTTTCACAACGAGCCTCAATTTATTGGTTTTCGAGAGGACCGTAAAGAACAAGCCGCTCTGTTACATCGGCTTCTAATTGCCATCCCAGCACCAGTGAAAGAGCAAATTCATGCAAAATACCTGAACGAACACTAG
- a CDS encoding Na+/H+ antiporter NhaC family protein, with product MTEPSVISVIPPIVVLTLAVWLRRPILALVLGAIVGFALLDFSAILDNFATSSLKVMADETIGWLILVCGSFGALIALLVRTGGALAFGRNAIKLAKGPKSSLLMTYFLGIVIFIDDYLNALTVGETMRRVTDKFKISREMLAYVVDSTAAPVCVLVPLSTWAVFFGGLLVDNGVAPEGQGISVYMQAIPYMLYAWVAVIMVPLVIIGVVPLFGPMKKAELAAREGQPALEQVDLDAVHTPDDYAARAIEQEFEQADEHGKLYNFLVPIGLLVAFTVYFDIDVWKGLLATLAVTVPFYLAQKLMPLADMLEQMIDGFKSMLPAIGTVIAAFIFKDVCDQLMLPQFVINSLSAYMTAELLPAMVFLSMAILAFATGSSWGIFAVTIPIVMPLAVAVDANIPLVIGALLSASSFGSQACFYSDSTVLAAQGSGCNLVSHAITQLPYALLAAAIAFVGFLLMA from the coding sequence ATGACTGAGCCTAGTGTGATTAGTGTAATACCGCCTATCGTTGTATTGACGCTTGCGGTTTGGTTACGCCGACCTATCCTAGCCCTTGTTCTGGGCGCAATCGTGGGTTTTGCGTTACTGGATTTCAGTGCGATTTTGGATAATTTCGCCACATCTTCGTTAAAAGTCATGGCGGATGAAACGATCGGCTGGCTAATTTTAGTCTGCGGAAGTTTCGGTGCATTAATCGCCCTGCTTGTCCGTACCGGTGGGGCGCTTGCGTTCGGCCGAAATGCCATCAAATTGGCGAAAGGACCAAAATCGTCACTCCTCATGACCTATTTCTTAGGTATCGTTATTTTTATTGACGATTACCTCAATGCGCTAACAGTCGGTGAAACAATGCGCCGCGTTACGGATAAGTTCAAGATTTCTCGTGAAATGCTCGCGTATGTAGTTGATTCAACCGCGGCGCCCGTGTGTGTGCTTGTTCCTCTTTCAACATGGGCAGTGTTTTTCGGTGGCCTACTTGTTGATAATGGTGTAGCGCCTGAAGGTCAAGGCATTAGCGTTTACATGCAAGCCATTCCCTACATGCTTTATGCGTGGGTCGCGGTGATCATGGTTCCACTGGTGATCATCGGTGTCGTGCCATTATTTGGCCCGATGAAAAAAGCAGAGCTTGCCGCTCGCGAGGGTCAACCTGCACTAGAACAGGTTGATTTGGATGCTGTTCATACACCCGATGACTACGCAGCAAGAGCGATAGAACAAGAATTCGAACAGGCTGATGAGCACGGTAAGCTGTACAACTTCCTTGTTCCAATTGGTTTATTGGTTGCGTTTACCGTTTATTTTGACATTGATGTTTGGAAAGGACTACTTGCCACGCTTGCGGTTACTGTTCCGTTTTACCTAGCACAGAAATTGATGCCGCTTGCCGATATGCTCGAACAAATGATTGATGGCTTTAAGAGTATGTTGCCTGCAATTGGTACGGTTATCGCTGCCTTCATCTTTAAAGATGTGTGTGACCAATTGATGCTACCGCAATTTGTCATTAACTCATTGAGTGCGTACATGACGGCTGAGCTTTTACCTGCAATGGTGTTCTTATCGATGGCAATCCTTGCGTTCGCGACAGGCTCTAGCTGGGGAATTTTTGCAGTTACAATCCCTATTGTCATGCCGCTTGCCGTTGCAGTAGATGCAAACATTCCTCTGGTCATTGGCGCTTTGTTATCCGCATCGTCATTCGGTAGTCAGGCTTGTTTCTACTCTGATTCAACCGTACTGGCTGCTCAAGGCTCTGGCTGTAACCTAGTGAGTCACGCCATTACGCAACTACCGTATGCATTACTTGCGGCAGCCATTGCGTTCGTTGGCTTTTTACTCATGGCTTAA
- a CDS encoding NRAMP family divalent metal transporter — MTFAEKLKGFGPGILMATAAVGGSHLVAATQAGALFGWQLVWLILAVNLLKYPFFRFGVEYTLRSKESLVSGYKQLGKPIFFGFIALNIVAAIVNTAGVLLLTASLLFYALPWQIEVMILCYGLLAICLLILMLGHYKVLDSASKIIMVSLTLATLAAFIVALSNGAAHPEPASVPNPYQLAMLGFLVVLMGWMPAPIEISAINSLWLKAKTRTEAFTLKQGLLDFNTGYMLTAVLAVVFCALGVLIQYGSTSKIELAGVAFSKQLIEMYTTTIGEWSRNLVAGIAFLCMFGTTLTVLDGYARTLNESVTLLKGSLPKYSLNIFVLVQAIFGLSVVVFFKANLKDMLTFAMTLAFVTTPLFALFNLKLMHAIDAKPKGLLKLLTYAGLLYLFGFTFLFLYWKFVL; from the coding sequence ATGACTTTCGCAGAAAAGCTTAAAGGTTTTGGGCCGGGTATTTTAATGGCTACGGCTGCCGTTGGCGGCTCACATCTTGTCGCGGCTACGCAAGCTGGCGCTTTATTTGGTTGGCAACTTGTCTGGCTGATCCTCGCGGTAAACCTTTTAAAATATCCATTTTTCCGTTTCGGTGTGGAATACACCTTACGCAGTAAAGAGAGTTTGGTCAGCGGTTATAAACAATTAGGTAAACCCATTTTCTTTGGCTTCATCGCGCTCAATATTGTCGCGGCGATAGTCAACACCGCGGGTGTTTTACTCCTGACCGCGAGTTTACTGTTCTACGCACTACCATGGCAGATAGAGGTAATGATTTTGTGTTATGGGCTGTTGGCTATTTGCTTATTGATATTAATGCTGGGCCATTATAAAGTCCTAGATAGCGCAAGCAAGATCATCATGGTTTCACTCACTCTAGCAACGCTTGCTGCGTTCATTGTGGCGCTTTCAAATGGTGCTGCGCATCCTGAGCCTGCTTCTGTTCCAAACCCGTATCAACTTGCAATGCTGGGATTTTTGGTCGTGCTTATGGGTTGGATGCCAGCCCCTATCGAAATATCCGCGATTAACTCATTATGGCTAAAAGCTAAAACACGTACAGAGGCGTTCACACTCAAACAAGGGTTATTGGATTTCAATACTGGCTATATGCTTACGGCTGTACTCGCCGTTGTTTTTTGTGCGCTAGGCGTGCTCATCCAGTACGGGAGTACGAGTAAAATTGAATTGGCAGGTGTTGCGTTTAGTAAGCAGTTAATAGAGATGTACACCACAACCATTGGCGAATGGTCTCGTAACTTGGTCGCAGGTATCGCATTCTTATGTATGTTTGGCACCACACTGACTGTGCTCGACGGCTATGCCAGAACATTAAATGAGAGCGTCACTCTTTTAAAGGGGTCGCTGCCTAAATACAGCTTGAATATCTTCGTTCTTGTACAGGCGATTTTTGGATTAAGCGTCGTCGTGTTCTTTAAAGCAAACTTAAAAGATATGCTGACGTTTGCGATGACGTTAGCTTTTGTTACTACGCCGCTCTTCGCGCTTTTTAACTTGAAGCTAATGCATGCCATTGATGCAAAGCCAAAAGGCCTGCTCAAACTGCTAACATACGCAGGGCTTTTATATCTCTTTGGATTTACGTTCTTGTTCTTATATTGGAAATTTGTGCTGTAA
- a CDS encoding TonB family protein — MLRQAIDISKKSTRLGLAAQTYLDASEVLVGIPSELRTVSMYVDNAEEIANKTLDKNAWLNFYIAYRKADILIAFNQREEAITVLESKLERLDSSMSFDSPLEMQMRIRLVQLYEETDQSDKATKQCIALGSLTPWKDDLEQVPLYRVLPDIKDIKSTRKTSIVASFDVTPEGNVENIEIGDVNGNKVFVKPLIAALKKWRYAPKFEDGKPVTASSKIRMDFQVQ, encoded by the coding sequence TTGCTGCGTCAAGCAATTGATATCTCTAAAAAGTCAACGAGACTCGGGCTTGCTGCGCAAACGTACTTAGATGCGTCAGAAGTGTTAGTTGGTATACCCAGCGAACTTCGTACTGTGTCGATGTATGTGGATAATGCAGAGGAAATAGCGAATAAGACATTAGATAAAAATGCTTGGCTGAATTTCTACATCGCATACCGTAAAGCGGATATCCTTATTGCGTTCAATCAACGTGAAGAAGCAATCACTGTGTTGGAGAGTAAGCTTGAGCGCTTGGACTCGTCAATGTCATTTGATAGTCCACTTGAAATGCAAATGCGCATTCGATTGGTTCAATTGTATGAAGAAACGGACCAATCGGACAAAGCCACAAAACAATGTATCGCACTTGGTTCACTCACACCTTGGAAAGATGATTTAGAGCAAGTACCACTTTATCGAGTTTTGCCAGATATTAAAGACATTAAGAGTACGAGAAAGACCTCTATTGTTGCATCGTTTGACGTAACTCCCGAAGGCAACGTAGAAAACATTGAAATTGGCGATGTGAACGGTAATAAAGTCTTTGTAAAGCCATTGATAGCTGCACTGAAAAAATGGCGATATGCGCCAAAATTTGAAGATGGAAAACCAGTAACGGCTTCATCGAAGATCAGGATGGACTTCCAAGTTCAATAG
- a CDS encoding elongation factor P hydroxylase has protein sequence MHHIDDLISLFDHVFYASHNTRLVRGEDEPIYLPADGEVSYCRIIFAHGFYASAMHEIAHWLVAGKERRKLVDFGYWYCPDGRDEQQQSEFEKVEVLPQAIEWALSVSAGFPFNVSADNLNGAPTCRFQFQEKVHTKLLSLLDTGFNPRAEALMQALSAHYGTSWPLTKAQFEWQFPEEFRDAV, from the coding sequence ATGCACCACATTGATGACTTAATCTCTCTCTTTGACCATGTATTTTACGCATCTCACAATACGCGTTTGGTAAGAGGCGAAGATGAACCTATCTATCTTCCTGCTGATGGTGAAGTCTCTTATTGTCGTATCATTTTTGCACATGGCTTTTATGCCAGTGCAATGCATGAAATTGCTCATTGGCTTGTCGCAGGTAAAGAACGACGCAAACTCGTCGATTTCGGATATTGGTACTGTCCTGATGGTCGTGACGAACAACAACAATCTGAGTTTGAGAAAGTAGAAGTGTTGCCTCAAGCAATTGAATGGGCGTTGAGTGTTTCAGCGGGATTTCCATTTAACGTATCAGCAGATAATTTAAATGGTGCGCCAACGTGCCGTTTTCAATTTCAAGAAAAAGTCCACACAAAGCTGTTGTCATTATTAGACACAGGCTTTAATCCACGAGCTGAGGCATTAATGCAGGCTTTAAGTGCCCATTACGGCACGTCTTGGCCATTGACCAAAGCGCAATTTGAATGGCAGTTTCCAGAGGAGTTTAGAGATGCAGTTTAA